Proteins from one bacterium genomic window:
- a CDS encoding DinB family protein — translation MNIVAKHFYEQWKDAAGWTTKYLNWLNDEELCLVIAPGRNHGIWILGHLIQSEDDLARYLGRGEFQYPEYEELFGMKSKLLLTSEYPPVAVLREQWLTALKRNDAILQSMTDEEWDQPHSFVNDTPDEDFYGTKGSCVFHWTMHMMYHNGQLAILLANCGKAKY, via the coding sequence TGGGTGGACGACCAAATATTTGAATTGGCTAAACGACGAGGAACTTTGTCTTGTAATCGCACCCGGGCGCAATCATGGCATTTGGATTCTCGGTCACCTCATTCAATCGGAAGACGACCTTGCCCGCTATCTTGGTCGAGGTGAATTTCAATACCCGGAATATGAGGAGTTATTCGGAATGAAGAGTAAACTCCTTCTCACCTCCGAATATCCGCCTGTCGCGGTGTTGCGCGAGCAATGGCTGACTGCACTGAAACGTAACGATGCAATCCTGCAATCAATGACCGACGAGGAGTGGGATCAGCCACACTCGTTTGTGAACGATACTCCCGATGAGGATTTCTATGGAACCAAAGGTAGTTGTGTCTTCCATTGGACGATGCATATGATGTATCACAATGGACAACTTGCAATTCTTTTAGCAAATTGCGGTAAAGCAAAATACTGA
- a CDS encoding T9SS type A sorting domain-containing protein gives MRFVGALLTFLTTLSMALAYSSGPPDNMVGNPSSCTQCHNSFTVNSGNGSLSLLGTPPTGYVPGQVYPLQVELQDPGQARWGFELTAALQSNSSQQGGTLATANGNTQVSNQTGNARDYIKHTSSGTSAGTQNGPVTWTFNWTAPSAGAGNVVFYFAGNAANNNGSTSGDYIYTSSVTLVEATPPNQPPNAFSLLTPANGAVIRGMMVNVGWEENGDPNQGDVVRYKFIYSTDSTMAQSDTIDTDMSSSTTISALVPGTTYYWKVQARDQLGATRLSNQMFHFSTEQLPPVDPPQCSMPTNGASVSLSANTTFTWEPATGGAPGNTFDYVIWFFTPTDSIAYPTDSDTSVTVRLDTVALNLSSFPSFMWTVQANSMSPAVSIRASDMFVANIASAASDPVLPNGFTLSEAYPNPFNSTTKVNMSLPNSASVRGELFNMNGQLVASYDWGMLSGGQHVLSIEQSQISAGTYIFRVYAGNVALQRRIVYLR, from the coding sequence ATGCGTTTTGTTGGTGCTCTATTAACGTTCTTAACCACGTTATCGATGGCGTTGGCGTATTCATCAGGACCACCTGATAATATGGTCGGCAATCCGTCAAGTTGTACACAGTGTCACAACTCATTTACGGTGAATTCTGGCAACGGTTCCCTCAGTTTGTTGGGTACTCCGCCAACGGGTTACGTACCTGGACAAGTGTATCCATTGCAGGTCGAACTGCAGGATCCCGGTCAAGCGCGTTGGGGATTTGAGTTGACGGCAGCGTTGCAAAGCAATTCGTCGCAACAGGGGGGAACGCTTGCGACAGCTAATGGAAACACCCAAGTTTCCAACCAAACCGGTAATGCGCGCGACTACATTAAACATACCTCTTCCGGTACCAGTGCAGGAACCCAAAACGGCCCAGTTACCTGGACGTTTAACTGGACAGCACCATCAGCCGGAGCGGGAAATGTGGTCTTCTACTTTGCCGGTAATGCTGCCAACAACAATGGGAGCACGAGTGGAGATTACATTTACACAAGTTCGGTAACTTTAGTAGAAGCGACGCCACCGAACCAACCGCCAAATGCATTCTCATTGCTCACCCCAGCAAATGGAGCAGTAATTCGTGGCATGATGGTGAATGTTGGTTGGGAAGAAAACGGTGATCCGAATCAAGGAGATGTTGTCCGTTACAAGTTCATCTATAGTACTGATTCGACAATGGCACAATCGGATACCATCGATACTGATATGTCAAGTTCGACAACCATCAGTGCGTTGGTGCCCGGTACGACCTATTACTGGAAAGTGCAAGCACGCGATCAGTTAGGTGCTACCCGGTTATCCAATCAGATGTTCCATTTCTCGACTGAGCAACTGCCGCCAGTGGATCCGCCACAATGCAGTATGCCGACGAATGGAGCAAGTGTCTCGCTAAGTGCAAACACAACATTCACTTGGGAACCAGCTACCGGAGGTGCTCCGGGGAATACTTTCGATTATGTGATTTGGTTCTTTACACCGACTGATTCGATAGCTTATCCGACCGACTCGGATACATCGGTTACGGTTCGGTTGGATACTGTTGCGCTGAACTTGTCTTCATTCCCGTCCTTCATGTGGACAGTGCAAGCCAACTCAATGAGTCCGGCAGTTTCGATTCGGGCATCGGATATGTTTGTTGCAAACATTGCGAGTGCGGCATCCGATCCAGTACTACCGAATGGATTCACACTATCGGAAGCATATCCGAATCCGTTCAACTCGACCACAAAAGTGAACATGTCGTTACCGAATTCGGCTTCGGTTCGCGGCGAGTTGTTCAATATGAACGGGCAACTTGTTGCTTCTTACGATTGGGGTATGTTGAGTGGCGGACAGCATGTATTGTCAATCGAGCAAAGCCAGATTTCGGCTGGTACGTACATCTTCCGTGTTTATGCCGGTAATGTCGCATTGCAAAGGCGTATCGTTTATTTGCGCTAA
- a CDS encoding universal stress protein, producing the protein MRHILFPSDFGKSSQAALPVALTLAQTFQIELRAFHGIPANGDEHDFDNFETVQLLAEQNGLPFASTYNKGDDITAMILHQASIDPPVATVMGTHGRGPIAKWVMGSITETILKQITTPLVLVTEHAMDREWKGIKTILVGIDFSLQSRFALGWASVIAKRTDAVIHVMHTIETGQMSGTPFEFPSLSNLDQNSEETVRQAFRNFDSNIQFAALPHHHVCSGVAAKEIVRLANEISADLLIIGPHGNGGVKELLIGSTTDRVVRTANCPVMIAKSQPALADPLSE; encoded by the coding sequence ATGCGGCACATACTTTTTCCATCCGACTTCGGTAAGTCCTCCCAAGCGGCATTACCTGTCGCACTTACACTTGCCCAAACTTTTCAAATCGAGTTACGCGCATTTCACGGCATCCCCGCCAACGGCGATGAACACGATTTCGATAATTTTGAAACTGTGCAGCTGCTCGCTGAGCAAAATGGTCTCCCTTTTGCCTCTACCTATAACAAAGGCGACGACATCACAGCGATGATTCTGCATCAAGCGTCGATCGATCCACCAGTCGCGACGGTGATGGGTACTCATGGCAGAGGCCCGATTGCCAAATGGGTGATGGGGTCGATCACCGAAACCATCCTCAAGCAGATTACGACACCGTTGGTATTAGTTACCGAACATGCGATGGATCGGGAATGGAAGGGGATTAAAACCATTTTAGTTGGTATCGATTTCTCTTTGCAATCGCGTTTTGCACTTGGTTGGGCAAGCGTGATCGCGAAGCGTACTGATGCTGTGATTCACGTAATGCATACAATTGAAACGGGACAGATGAGCGGCACTCCGTTTGAGTTCCCATCGCTATCCAATTTGGATCAAAATTCTGAGGAAACTGTACGGCAAGCATTTAGAAACTTCGACTCCAATATTCAATTCGCTGCATTACCACATCATCACGTTTGTTCAGGAGTTGCCGCAAAAGAAATCGTCCGGCTTGCCAATGAGATTTCCGCTGACTTGCTTATCATTGGGCCGCATGGTAACGGAGGCGTAAAGGAGTTACTCATCGGATCGACCACGGATCGGGTAGTAAGAACAGCAAATTGTCCCGTGATGATTGCAAAATCGCAACCAGCCTTGGCTGACCCGTTGTCTGAATAA
- the kdsA gene encoding 3-deoxy-8-phosphooctulonate synthase, giving the protein MKTPIEISSTVQVGHGAPLLLIAGPCVLESRDFTMRWAERLAAIIRKFPFGFVFKASYDKANRTSAGAFRGPGLDEGLKLLEEIRKNLGVPVLTDVHESPECAQVAEVVDVLQIPAFLCRQTSLLEAAGATGKVVNIKKGQFLHADDLAGAAAKVKSGGSENILLTERGSSFGYRELVVDFRNLARMRALGYPAIFDGTHSVQRPGGAGGATSGDRNEVPGLVRAAVAHGVDGVFLEAHPDPDHAPSDGPNMLTPELLEAVLSQIERIDAIRRKIV; this is encoded by the coding sequence ATGAAAACACCTATCGAAATCTCATCAACGGTTCAGGTCGGTCATGGCGCGCCGCTCCTACTAATCGCAGGCCCCTGTGTATTAGAGTCGCGCGATTTTACGATGCGCTGGGCGGAGCGGTTAGCGGCAATTATCCGGAAATTCCCCTTTGGCTTCGTATTCAAAGCATCCTATGACAAAGCAAATCGCACCTCGGCGGGAGCCTTTCGCGGACCAGGATTGGACGAGGGATTAAAACTCCTCGAAGAGATTCGCAAGAATCTTGGTGTACCGGTCTTGACCGATGTTCATGAATCGCCGGAATGTGCGCAAGTCGCGGAAGTTGTTGATGTCTTGCAAATCCCGGCTTTTCTTTGCCGTCAGACTTCGCTACTCGAAGCTGCCGGCGCGACCGGAAAAGTCGTAAATATTAAAAAGGGACAATTTCTCCACGCCGACGATTTAGCGGGAGCCGCGGCAAAGGTCAAATCCGGCGGTAGTGAGAATATACTTCTAACCGAACGTGGCAGTAGTTTTGGGTACCGGGAGCTGGTGGTCGATTTTCGGAATCTTGCCCGGATGCGGGCATTAGGCTATCCGGCGATCTTCGATGGAACACACTCGGTACAACGTCCGGGCGGCGCTGGTGGCGCGACTTCCGGTGATCGCAACGAAGTGCCGGGACTCGTGCGGGCGGCGGTGGCGCATGGCGTCGACGGCGTATTTCTCGAAGCTCACCCCGACCCCGATCACGCCCCCTCCGACGGTCCGAACATGTTGACCCCGGAGTTGTTGGAAGCGGTGTTATCCCAAATTGAGCGAATCGATGCGATTCGGCGAAAAATCGTGTGA
- a CDS encoding KpsF/GutQ family sugar-phosphate isomerase, protein MNRPQEIIEQAREVVRIERAALDSLVDAIDENFAVVVKLILESTGKVIITGIGKSGLVARKIAATLASTGTLAIFLHPTEGLHGDVGIVRKEDICLLLSKSGESEELLAILPVLKRIGATTVAITASQQSDLATHCDYSLQLGDSREAGLAGLTPTSSTTATMALGDALAVVLLNERKFQPVDFALLHPGGSLGKKLLLKVDDLMHTGERNPLLPVTATCREAVKVLTELPLGAVSLVDEEGKLAGIFTDGDFRRSIGRFGANALDYPIDQVMTKTPVVVQTGMLALDALNLMENRPSQIMVLPVVNAEQRPIGMLRVHDLLAAGLPSRDPNQHAL, encoded by the coding sequence ATGAACAGACCTCAAGAAATCATCGAACAGGCGCGCGAAGTCGTCCGGATTGAGCGAGCGGCGCTCGATTCACTCGTCGATGCAATCGATGAGAATTTCGCCGTGGTTGTAAAATTGATTCTCGAATCGACCGGGAAAGTCATTATTACGGGGATTGGCAAATCGGGACTCGTCGCCCGGAAAATCGCTGCAACCTTAGCATCGACCGGAACCCTCGCAATTTTCCTTCATCCCACCGAAGGGCTCCATGGCGATGTCGGCATTGTCCGGAAAGAGGATATTTGTCTATTACTCTCCAAATCGGGCGAATCCGAAGAGTTGCTTGCCATTCTGCCAGTGTTAAAGCGAATCGGGGCGACTACGGTAGCCATTACCGCCAGTCAGCAATCCGATCTGGCGACTCATTGTGACTACTCACTGCAGCTTGGCGACTCCCGTGAAGCGGGATTAGCCGGATTAACACCAACCAGTTCGACAACCGCTACGATGGCGCTCGGCGACGCATTAGCAGTCGTACTTCTGAATGAACGGAAATTTCAACCGGTCGACTTCGCCCTGCTACATCCCGGTGGCAGCTTAGGCAAGAAATTGTTACTCAAAGTGGACGATTTAATGCACACCGGCGAACGCAATCCGTTATTGCCAGTGACTGCAACTTGCCGGGAAGCGGTGAAAGTCCTAACCGAGTTGCCGTTGGGAGCTGTCTCTTTGGTCGATGAAGAGGGAAAACTCGCCGGTATCTTTACCGATGGCGATTTCCGGCGTTCGATAGGAAGATTTGGCGCGAATGCATTGGATTACCCCATCGATCAAGTCATGACGAAAACACCGGTAGTCGTACAAACCGGCATGCTCGCTCTGGATGCATTAAACTTGATGGAGAACCGTCCATCGCAAATCATGGTACTGCCGGTCGTGAATGCCGAGCAGCGTCCCATCGGTATGCTTCGGGTACACGATTTACTGGCAGCGGGTCTCCCATCACGCGATCCCAATCAACACGCTTTATGA
- a CDS encoding DinB family protein: protein MSLFPATYHRPPRDLPAVIVEFEETRREIISTLLRLNRDAWRIKPHHGKWCVAQIVEHLNDVDRNWWRVLIVANRLQVLFPAKPQNLRATVDQPFGKTAMRALKIFSNPRGRKRRKHMIGGYEQTARKIVHLLEQLSERKLGQLRMFSPIAGIIGVADALAILTYHDQHHYKQILACIDTLRQKNIPTEYTPDES from the coding sequence ATGTCACTGTTTCCAGCTACCTATCACCGACCACCGCGCGATTTACCGGCAGTAATCGTCGAATTCGAGGAGACCCGCCGGGAAATCATTTCCACGTTGTTGCGGCTCAATCGCGATGCTTGGCGGATAAAACCCCATCATGGAAAATGGTGCGTTGCGCAGATTGTCGAACATCTCAACGATGTTGATCGCAATTGGTGGCGGGTGCTGATCGTGGCAAACCGATTGCAAGTACTCTTCCCGGCGAAACCGCAAAATCTTCGCGCAACCGTCGATCAACCGTTCGGTAAAACGGCGATGCGAGCACTCAAAATATTTTCAAATCCCCGGGGTAGAAAACGCCGGAAACACATGATTGGCGGGTATGAACAGACTGCCCGGAAAATCGTCCATCTCCTCGAACAACTATCTGAACGCAAGTTAGGTCAATTGCGGATGTTTTCTCCCATTGCCGGTATCATCGGAGTCGCCGATGCCTTGGCGATTCTCACCTACCACGACCAACACCACTATAAACAAATTCTCGCATGTATCGATACGCTTCGTCAAAAAAATATTCCGACCGAATACACCCCCGACGAATCGTAA
- the rpmG gene encoding 50S ribosomal protein L33, giving the protein MASKSKEVRINILLECTECRKNGNPGVARYASEKNKRNTTERLELRKFCKFDRKVTVFRETK; this is encoded by the coding sequence ATGGCAAGCAAGTCTAAGGAAGTGCGGATTAACATCTTGCTCGAGTGCACGGAATGCCGTAAGAACGGCAATCCAGGCGTTGCGCGATATGCCTCGGAGAAGAATAAGAGAAACACAACCGAACGGTTGGAACTCAGAAAATTCTGTAAGTTCGACCGCAAGGTGACTGTATTCCGCGAAACCAAGTAA
- a CDS encoding Trm112 family protein has protein sequence MNEAIQRIAAIQHLLACPETKVPLVLVKQGENYLLVTTDPSVPRYYPIIDGIPELLIESAVMISPEEHTLLLKNRVEVKSTD, from the coding sequence GTGAACGAAGCCATCCAGCGAATCGCAGCCATCCAACATCTTTTGGCTTGTCCGGAAACCAAAGTACCGTTGGTATTAGTGAAGCAGGGCGAGAATTATCTTTTGGTCACGACTGATCCTTCGGTTCCCCGGTACTATCCCATTATCGACGGTATCCCGGAATTACTGATCGAATCGGCGGTAATGATCTCACCGGAAGAACACACTCTTCTGCTGAAAAATCGCGTAGAAGTGAAATCAACTGATTAG